The Lepidochelys kempii isolate rLepKem1 chromosome 11, rLepKem1.hap2, whole genome shotgun sequence DNA segment ATAACCTTATGCAAATAAACACAGGATATATCGTTCAAAACagcactgtggggagggggcgaTTGGCACCTGTTTTCATCAGCTTACTCATTTCTTACAGCAAACTGTCCCCAAAGCAGCTGATTGCATTCTAGCTCTGTTTGTGAAGTAAAAATTGTTTGATAGGGTCTGGGACTGGAAGAGCATGTATCAGATGCAGATGGTATTTGCCAAGTATCCTCCGCAGGGCCACACGGCACAAAGACAATaagctcctggggcagcctgcaaTCAAAATAacaaaggggaagagagaaaggaatAAAAGAGCAAATGTAAATTGTTACTGGGCCAGATCTCCCTCgggtgtaaattgccatagccctaaccacttcagtggagctatgctgatttataccccTGGGGATTGGCTCCCTCCCCACGCCCTTGTTCTATACCATAATAGAAATTCACTGTTAATTCTTGCAAGGATCAGACAACGCACTTTGCAAAAGCTCagcacccagggcaggcaggagtgTGTCTGACACTAAGGCCTCTGGATCAGATCTTCAGCGGCGATAAAGCGGcatgactccattgaagtcagtggagctatgccaatttacacctggTTCTCTGTTTATGAGGGGAAATCTCCAGCTCCCCTGAATGCTTAGCACCAGTCGAGTCATTTTGGTTTTAAGTTacacacattttctttttgaattaaGCATCCCCGGCACACAAAAACAATTAACACTGGGTAGAGCTAGGACCTCTTCTCACAACCTGTCTGCAACGATGCCCTGCAAACCCACTCCCCTTCCCTGACCTCTCTATTTCAGGTGAGAGGCACAGGGTGCACTGTCCTCTTTGCCAGCTAAGCAGGGGTTGAATGGACATCACACCACTTCCTTAACCCTCTGGTTGCTACTTTTCAAGAGGACCATGTGTTCAGCTCTGACCCTATGGCCACACGTttgctcctcccacccctgctcccgcTTCTTGCCACCACTGTTCCTCTGCTGCTTTGCTTCCCAGCCAGCATGCTGCAGCTGGAGACCTAGGCCAGCTGGCCCGGATAATCAGGGCCAGACAGGTACTATAGGCTCAGGCCTAGGGCTCCGGCACCAGGACTTGGAAAATGGGGTCAGAATCTCAGCTCTGATGTTTTCAAAGTTAAGTTTCTAGCCCTGTTGGACTCAAACAAGCTGGAAACATCACTTGAGTGTAACTGAGgcctgcctgagtttgcagacagcctgaatCAAGAGCCCCAAGAGGCACAGACTGCCCTATTGATCTTacctctgaaacctgctgccaGCCCAAGGAGGGCTGGCACCATGCTCCAGGGGCAGAACCACGacacaggggtggggtagggcGGGACCCATGTAGGGTGTGCCTAGGGCTCTGAACTGCCTTCAGTCAGCCCAAGCTACAAGCACCACAGCCATAGGGAACCGTTTGCTGTGCTTCTCTCTTGGCAGCACGAGCAAGTCAGTGCCGAGGACTCGCCAGCCACTTACTCCTGGCTTCTTTGAACACCTGCAAGGCTTCTGGGTTGACTTTGACCCTTCCAGTCGAATCGGCAGCCAGGGCTTCTGCCTTCACCAGGTTCAAGTTGGCTCCAAAGTCAATCAAGAGGTTGACAAAGGCTGGCTCGCAGCCGTGTCTCAAGACAGCATCCATCACGCAGACCGGGGAGCCCCTGGAGAAGCCCTGGATGTTGACGGGGCCGCAGCAGTTAAAATCGGGGTTGGCTCCAGCCTGGAGCAGCAGCTTGAAGCACTGGAGGTTGTGATAGGCAGCGCTGATGTACAGAGGGCAGACCACCAAGGAAGTGAGTGGgcgagaggaggggctggggagccgTGAGGGCAAGTGGTGGTTGACGTCCACGTCAGCGCCATACCTGAGtatgaaaaaacaaaagccatCTTGGTACCGAGGCAGACGGGTGCGGGCACACAGGGCCTCCAGAGGGAAAATGCTTGAAAGCAATAACACGACTGAAGCTCAGGTCCATGGAGAAGCTGGAAATCACTGAGAAGGCAGGAGAGCCCCACCACCACTAACCATCCAGGGCCTACATCTAGGATACTTTGCTGGCTGCCAGCCTCACAGTATCTGTGCATTTAGTCTCACACTTTGTATGGGGGCGGAGGGCAGTGTGATTATCTCCACGGTACAGGTGGGAACTGAGAGACTCCTTGCGAGAGTGGGTGGCCTAGCAATGGCTCTGCCAGCTTTACCCCCTTCCCACGCACAAGGGTTTTCTTGACAGCCACGCagcacaaagcagcagcagcagaggccggAATATGGCCTGTGAAGGATTCATGAATTGCAGGGACAAAGCGGAGGGCGTGTGTTAAACATTGAGTTCAATGACAGGCTCACATTCCACAGGGGTAAATTTAGGCTCCTGAAAGTTGGGGAATTCTGGATCGCCTGCCAAAACACCCTGCTCCTGGTCCCTTCCCTGCCCGACACAGAGAAGCCGACTGCATTGGGGAGGTGAGCACAGTGTATGTTGAGCTGGCCACTCTACAACTAGCCCAGTGGTGGCTATGGCCACTCTGGTGGCTG contains these protein-coding regions:
- the ASB1 gene encoding ankyrin repeat and SOCS box protein 1 isoform X2 gives rise to the protein MRLHNAAYVGDLETLRSLLQEESFQSRINEKSVWCCGWLPCTPLRIAATAGHGNCVDFLLQKGAEIDLVDVKGQTALYVAVVNGHLECAQILLEAGADPNGSHHHRSTPVYHTSRVGRADILRELIRYGADVDVNHHLPSRLPSPSSRPLTSLVVCPLYISAAYHNLQCFKLLLQAGANPDFNCCGPVNIQGFSRGSPVCVMDAVLRHGCEPAFVNLLIDFGANLNLVKAEALAADSTGRVKVNPEALQVFKEARSCPRSLLSLCRVALRRILGKYHLHLIHALPVPDPIKQFLLHKQS